A portion of the Leifsonia sp. EB41 genome contains these proteins:
- a CDS encoding tyrosine-type recombinase/integrase yields the protein MGSITPYESAAGKRYRVRYRKPDHSQTDKRGFRTKREAELFLASVETKKATGEYIDPTAARATVDRLGAAWLASRSHLKPSSAYVYESAWRLHVEPRWGKAMIGNIRHSEVQSWITDLSDGIDGGKPKSPTIVRRSHDILAGVLDTAVRDHLIPSNPARGVKLPRRRSREHRYLTNEQVATLLLACGEHAPIVATLAYTGLRWGEASALRIRDVDTSRRRLLVVENAVYVNGSIVVGTPKTHERRSVPYPEFLSTPLSAARVGKARDDLVFDDGHGGYQKTPTMAVNSWWDRALAEADLPPMTIHDLRHTAASLAVSAGANVKAVQRMLGHASAAMTLDTYSDLFDDDLDAVAARLDAVAAPTVARLWERL from the coding sequence ATGGGCAGCATCACCCCGTACGAGTCAGCCGCCGGAAAGCGGTACCGGGTTCGTTACCGCAAGCCCGACCATTCGCAGACCGACAAACGCGGATTCCGGACCAAGCGCGAGGCCGAACTCTTTCTGGCGTCTGTAGAGACCAAGAAGGCCACAGGCGAGTACATCGACCCGACGGCGGCCCGTGCAACCGTCGATCGACTCGGAGCAGCTTGGCTTGCCTCTCGTTCCCACCTGAAGCCATCGTCGGCCTACGTCTATGAATCTGCGTGGCGCCTGCATGTCGAGCCACGTTGGGGCAAAGCGATGATCGGCAACATCCGACACAGCGAGGTCCAGTCATGGATCACCGACCTAAGTGACGGAATCGATGGAGGGAAGCCAAAGTCGCCGACAATTGTTCGGCGAAGCCACGACATCCTCGCCGGCGTCCTCGATACCGCTGTTCGCGACCACCTCATCCCGTCGAACCCGGCGCGCGGCGTCAAGCTGCCGAGGCGCAGATCTCGCGAGCACCGGTACCTAACGAACGAACAGGTGGCCACCCTTCTGCTTGCCTGCGGCGAGCACGCGCCAATCGTGGCGACACTTGCTTACACAGGCCTCCGGTGGGGCGAAGCGTCGGCCCTACGGATTCGCGACGTGGACACAAGCCGCCGACGACTATTGGTCGTTGAAAACGCGGTGTACGTGAATGGATCGATCGTCGTCGGCACACCTAAGACACACGAACGACGTAGTGTGCCATATCCCGAGTTTCTTTCCACGCCCCTCTCGGCAGCGCGCGTTGGAAAGGCACGCGACGATCTTGTCTTCGACGACGGACATGGCGGCTATCAGAAGACCCCGACCATGGCCGTCAACTCATGGTGGGATCGCGCACTCGCAGAGGCAGACCTACCTCCGATGACGATCCATGACCTGCGCCACACAGCCGCTTCGCTTGCCGTGAGCGCCGGCGCAAACGTGAAGGCGGTCCAACGGATGCTCGGCCACGCCTCTGCAGCCATGACGCTCGACACGTACAGCGACCTCTTCGATGACGACCTCGACGCCGTAGCGGCTCGGCTTGACGCTGTCGCGGCGCCAACCGTCGCACGACTTTGGGAACGCTTGTAA
- a CDS encoding helix-turn-helix domain-containing protein encodes MADFRIEDNVGARIKFARRERGFRTAREFADSLSGGNVTAAVVENIESGRKADISITQLLNIAHGLGTPPSYLLAPIGRPNAKMDLPNLNDELADMTAAEFDCWLSATPLSSYRPRWAGERVDIEALGSLRQLGTFQRELERLRLVMNVQSASGDADLLRANKDIKRQIDTVSKEVARLVGLLESGGFVDVASEDDDSE; translated from the coding sequence ATGGCTGACTTCCGCATCGAGGACAACGTGGGCGCAAGGATCAAGTTCGCGCGTCGGGAGCGAGGATTTCGCACAGCGCGCGAGTTCGCTGACTCGCTCTCTGGAGGCAATGTCACGGCAGCTGTCGTCGAGAACATCGAGTCGGGCCGCAAGGCCGACATCAGCATCACCCAGCTGCTCAATATCGCCCACGGACTCGGCACCCCACCCTCGTATCTGCTGGCGCCTATCGGCAGGCCGAACGCGAAAATGGACCTCCCGAATCTCAACGATGAGCTGGCCGACATGACTGCCGCAGAGTTCGACTGCTGGCTGTCGGCGACCCCGTTGAGTTCGTACCGCCCAAGGTGGGCCGGTGAACGCGTCGACATCGAAGCGCTCGGCTCGCTGCGACAGCTCGGCACCTTCCAGCGTGAGCTCGAACGACTTCGCCTCGTCATGAACGTGCAGTCAGCCTCAGGCGACGCCGACCTCCTCAGGGCGAACAAGGATATCAAGCGCCAGATCGACACCGTCTCGAAGGAGGTCGCCCGGCTGGTCGGCCTGCTTGAGTCCGGCGGATTCGTGGACGTCGCGAGCGAGGACGACGATTCGGAGTAG
- a CDS encoding RNA polymerase sigma factor, translated as MAGGIQVGSRADARIAELIREVDTLRSFVVYSIGRRHSLDPDDVMQQIRESVWRRSSTYDPKSGTPNAFVFGVARNVLRNELRRHIPLYMGHWDQFESLVQPDALTLLIERYDVGRWMKLVAEFVPPRDWAVVGEIALADGDAERVGLERDLSIRSVRTIRDRVFLTASTVRAALAAVDADLPMTGPVIVRCIPDQGGIREVARMLGDSSEAIAKKLDIHPGSARARIAQAKRLVYIAHTVMRQEQAA; from the coding sequence GTGGCTGGAGGAATTCAAGTCGGCAGCAGGGCGGATGCCCGCATAGCGGAGCTCATCCGTGAAGTCGACACCCTGCGCAGTTTCGTCGTCTACAGCATTGGACGACGGCACTCGCTGGATCCCGATGATGTGATGCAGCAGATCCGTGAATCGGTCTGGCGCCGCAGCAGTACCTACGACCCGAAATCGGGAACGCCGAACGCGTTCGTGTTCGGTGTCGCCCGCAACGTCCTGCGCAACGAACTGCGCAGGCACATCCCGCTCTACATGGGCCACTGGGACCAATTCGAGTCCCTCGTCCAACCGGACGCACTAACCCTGCTCATCGAACGGTACGACGTCGGTCGGTGGATGAAGCTCGTCGCGGAGTTCGTCCCACCACGCGACTGGGCTGTCGTGGGCGAGATCGCGCTGGCCGACGGCGACGCCGAGCGCGTCGGGCTCGAACGCGACCTCTCCATTCGCAGCGTCCGAACGATCCGCGATCGGGTATTCCTGACCGCCAGCACCGTTCGCGCTGCTCTCGCAGCTGTAGATGCGGACCTCCCCATGACCGGACCGGTGATCGTACGGTGCATCCCCGATCAGGGCGGCATCCGCGAGGTCGCCAGGATGCTCGGCGACAGTTCGGAGGCAATCGCCAAGAAGCTGGACATCCACCCCGGCTCGGCCCGAGCAAGGATCGCCCAAGCCAAACGACTGGTCTACATCGCCCACACCGTGATGCGCCAGGAGCAGGCCGCATGA
- a CDS encoding SCO6880 family protein — translation MTTFTADQLITDEGAPRVRFAARERRGIFLGLTFMQLMVIGAAVAILLGTLFADPNALWVMLPVIAAITFFALATYRREPVIVIVAQAARYVLRGMAGQTVFRRDVWFRVSVASLNVGHAQIAAATPVVTSKFLLPGALGDVQIVQIPGAGGFIYNARGRLASVTVRVGSKAWALRDKGTQEAAYDGFVEWLSSLENLPGIRETSIRIRVDRASSTQLRDYLVAREGDFDPQVSAELRGEYWALTQAASKRSMGFTNYITLTFDTAALNGAIRDAGKGLTGLAAVLKERVAGIETSMEHARLTPAGWLTSDELDELNALSADPVAAATRREQDSSVVTAPSPVMGIDEGWDALRVDESWHQTFWVAEWPRTDVRTGFLEPLLYAGDATRVITLQVRPVATHKALAQLNRAQSDMETAATIRMKLSSRIPLTHLREEEDLAVREHDLVDGFGDVQYRGFVTISAESKDALAKARTDIEQASHPARLVLASMSGQQAAGFVTAALPVPVEGE, via the coding sequence ATGACCACCTTTACCGCCGACCAGCTCATCACCGACGAGGGCGCACCCCGGGTCCGCTTCGCAGCCCGCGAGCGTCGCGGGATTTTCCTCGGCCTCACCTTCATGCAGCTCATGGTCATCGGCGCCGCCGTCGCGATCCTGCTCGGGACACTATTCGCGGACCCGAACGCACTGTGGGTGATGCTGCCGGTCATCGCTGCGATCACCTTCTTCGCGCTCGCCACCTACCGACGCGAACCCGTCATTGTGATCGTCGCCCAGGCCGCCCGCTACGTCCTGCGGGGCATGGCCGGGCAGACCGTATTCCGCCGCGACGTCTGGTTCCGGGTCTCCGTCGCCTCGCTCAACGTGGGGCATGCACAGATCGCCGCGGCGACCCCGGTCGTGACCTCCAAGTTCCTTCTGCCGGGTGCGCTCGGAGACGTGCAGATCGTTCAGATCCCCGGTGCCGGCGGATTCATCTACAACGCCCGCGGGCGTCTCGCTTCGGTCACCGTCAGGGTCGGGTCCAAAGCGTGGGCGCTCCGCGATAAGGGCACTCAAGAGGCCGCCTACGACGGCTTCGTGGAATGGCTCAGCTCCCTGGAGAACCTGCCCGGCATCCGGGAAACCAGCATCCGAATCCGCGTCGACCGGGCATCGTCCACCCAGCTGAGGGACTACCTCGTTGCCCGCGAGGGCGATTTCGATCCCCAGGTCAGCGCCGAGCTGCGCGGCGAGTATTGGGCGTTGACGCAGGCGGCGTCGAAGCGGTCGATGGGGTTCACCAACTACATCACCCTCACCTTCGACACCGCTGCCCTCAACGGCGCCATCCGTGACGCAGGCAAGGGCCTGACCGGGCTCGCTGCGGTGCTCAAGGAGCGGGTGGCGGGAATTGAGACGTCGATGGAGCATGCCCGGCTCACCCCGGCCGGCTGGCTGACCTCGGATGAGCTCGATGAGCTGAACGCTCTGTCCGCAGACCCTGTGGCCGCGGCCACCCGCCGTGAGCAGGACTCGAGTGTGGTTACTGCGCCGTCGCCGGTGATGGGGATCGACGAGGGCTGGGATGCGCTGCGGGTGGACGAGTCCTGGCACCAGACCTTCTGGGTCGCCGAATGGCCCCGCACCGACGTCCGCACCGGATTCCTCGAACCGCTCCTCTATGCCGGGGACGCGACCCGGGTGATCACCCTGCAGGTGCGGCCGGTGGCGACGCACAAGGCGCTGGCCCAGCTGAATCGAGCCCAGTCGGACATGGAGACCGCAGCGACGATCCGGATGAAGCTGTCCTCCCGGATCCCGCTCACTCACCTCCGCGAGGAGGAGGACCTGGCAGTGCGCGAGCACGACCTCGTCGACGGGTTCGGCGACGTCCAATACCGCGGGTTCGTCACCATCTCCGCCGAGTCCAAGGACGCCCTCGCCAAGGCCCGCACGGACATTGAACAGGCTTCTCACCCGGCACGGCTCGTATTGGCGTCCATGTCCGGTCAGCAGGCCGCGGGGTTCGTGACCGCGGCGTTGCCGGTGCCGGTGGAAGGGGAGTGA
- a CDS encoding ATP-binding protein, translating into MKPNMVIGRIPANEKPGANGRHRQTTSADKDSNWKLQTAELPASKMPAWGWKQPHNLRGPLRATPPAHRCSSKVLGGAYPFLAETGDILTGAYIGENLLSRAPFCFDPWDAYSAEAVRSHSVAILGVKGTGKSMLAKSWSSRLARLGRKIAVPHDPNGEWVRVAAYVGGTSISVGPGKAARINLLDEGPRDALFSDEDWNQNVLQYRRATVKTIIRRLREGGNLEPVEHTALDVALDALRGQSTVTITHVYNRLVDPDDALPVEVAEAGHRLAHSLRRMVSGDLTGFFDGPSTVRFDADAPMMVVDTSALKGASPEAQALARLATANWIRRSSLGANRQARVIIHEEAAVELLNDVSGGDGLADRVEDEKVARHLGTSNWYLLHRVADLDALGDRNSALHSRALGLLADCETRISYAQHSGEIARSREILGWNDTQADLVRKLHKGEGLWQIGQDRVAKVRNICTDYELGIFRTDAMGGERA; encoded by the coding sequence ATGAAGCCCAACATGGTCATCGGCCGCATCCCCGCGAACGAGAAGCCCGGAGCCAACGGCCGGCACCGCCAGACCACTTCGGCGGATAAGGACTCGAACTGGAAGCTGCAGACCGCGGAGTTGCCGGCGTCAAAGATGCCGGCCTGGGGGTGGAAGCAACCGCACAACCTGCGTGGCCCACTACGCGCCACCCCACCCGCACACCGCTGCAGCTCCAAGGTCCTCGGCGGCGCGTACCCGTTCCTGGCCGAGACCGGAGACATCCTCACCGGGGCGTACATCGGCGAGAACCTGCTCTCCCGTGCGCCGTTCTGCTTCGACCCGTGGGACGCCTATTCCGCCGAGGCCGTTCGCTCTCACTCGGTCGCCATCCTCGGAGTGAAGGGGACCGGGAAGTCGATGCTGGCGAAGTCCTGGTCCTCCCGGCTGGCGCGGTTGGGGCGGAAGATCGCGGTGCCACACGACCCGAACGGTGAGTGGGTGCGTGTCGCCGCCTATGTCGGGGGCACCTCCATCAGCGTCGGGCCTGGTAAAGCGGCCCGGATCAACCTGCTCGATGAAGGGCCACGGGATGCGCTGTTCTCGGATGAGGACTGGAACCAGAACGTGCTCCAATACCGGCGGGCGACGGTAAAGACGATCATCCGCCGCCTCCGAGAAGGAGGGAACCTGGAACCGGTCGAACACACCGCCCTCGACGTCGCACTTGACGCCCTCCGCGGGCAGTCCACCGTCACCATTACCCACGTCTACAACCGACTCGTCGACCCCGACGATGCGCTCCCGGTCGAGGTCGCGGAGGCCGGACACCGGCTCGCACACTCACTGCGCCGGATGGTGTCCGGCGACCTCACCGGGTTCTTCGACGGACCCTCCACCGTCCGGTTCGACGCCGACGCACCAATGATGGTCGTCGACACCTCCGCCCTGAAAGGCGCATCACCCGAAGCTCAGGCGCTCGCCCGGCTCGCGACGGCGAACTGGATCCGCCGCTCCAGCCTCGGTGCGAACCGGCAAGCTCGGGTCATCATCCACGAAGAAGCCGCGGTCGAGCTCCTCAACGATGTCTCCGGTGGAGACGGCCTGGCCGACAGGGTCGAGGACGAGAAGGTCGCCCGGCACCTCGGAACCTCCAACTGGTACCTCCTGCACCGAGTCGCGGACCTCGACGCGCTCGGTGACCGCAACAGCGCCCTCCACTCCCGCGCGCTCGGGCTCCTCGCTGACTGCGAGACCCGGATCTCGTACGCGCAGCACTCCGGAGAGATCGCGCGGTCGCGGGAGATCCTCGGCTGGAACGACACCCAGGCCGACCTGGTCCGCAAACTTCATAAGGGTGAAGGGCTCTGGCAGATCGGCCAGGACCGGGTCGCGAAGGTCCGCAACATTTGCACCGACTACGAACTCGGCATCTTCCGCACCGACGCCATGGGCGGTGAACGAGCATGA
- a CDS encoding type IV secretory system conjugative DNA transfer family protein: MRNHGSSWTQLALYSLFAIVAAGALTTGIASATITATCGAGGQPESVFAGLQLAIGGDPSGFALDAGCTAPVTLVRALDVLAVLLLLSVVAAAVVWWLHYRQSDRHFINELRGRDGLAKPGEVRKHTSARTALHRARTLRPSLAYPTPSAAGWKVGSAHGQDVYVSIEDSIVVEGAPRSGKGYRFIINAILDWDGPVITTSTRNDNLAATMRERARLGDVTVFDPQELSGVRSPLRISPVTGCEEPLVADQRGQAIVAGTALGASKTNQEWAQVSSSVLSRLLHAAAVSGRGVEALARWGSNPRLAREAVSVLANEGTPGWSEDLDAIINGDQKLLANSWFGVAAAIRPLAIPAIRRAMTPGPGEQFDPDAFLTGSNSLYLVGTGAGAGSVGGFLGAILDDIVETARRKALASPGSRLDPPLALILDEIANMFSWPALPRIMADGGGIGISTIVVLQALSQAETAWSRSEADTIWSAATAKLLLGGASDVDHLRDIEALLGGRRIHNTGHSYNDSGSSTNISNEKVPVMALDEIRRMPETIGLLAYRNRRGILLDLRGWTDREDAAQVKSGKQLTELDQQVVFAKQYQAAVDRRHAAEERN, encoded by the coding sequence ATGAGAAACCACGGCTCCTCCTGGACCCAACTCGCGCTCTACAGCCTCTTCGCCATCGTCGCCGCCGGCGCCCTCACCACGGGCATTGCCAGCGCCACCATCACCGCAACGTGCGGCGCGGGGGGCCAGCCGGAGAGCGTGTTCGCGGGCCTCCAATTGGCCATCGGCGGCGACCCCAGCGGATTCGCCCTCGATGCCGGATGCACGGCCCCGGTGACCCTGGTCCGAGCCCTCGACGTCCTCGCGGTCCTTCTCCTTCTCAGCGTGGTGGCGGCAGCGGTTGTTTGGTGGCTGCACTACCGCCAGTCGGATCGACACTTCATCAACGAGCTCCGCGGCCGGGACGGACTCGCAAAGCCTGGTGAGGTCCGCAAGCACACCTCCGCCCGCACCGCGCTTCATCGCGCCAGGACGCTCCGGCCGTCGTTGGCCTACCCAACACCGTCCGCGGCGGGGTGGAAGGTCGGCAGCGCCCACGGACAGGACGTCTACGTGTCGATCGAGGACTCGATCGTCGTGGAAGGCGCACCACGCTCCGGCAAGGGCTACCGGTTCATCATCAACGCGATCCTCGACTGGGACGGGCCGGTCATCACCACCTCAACCCGTAACGACAACCTCGCAGCCACGATGCGCGAGCGCGCTCGTCTCGGCGATGTCACAGTGTTCGACCCGCAGGAACTATCCGGGGTACGGTCGCCGCTTCGCATCTCTCCGGTGACCGGGTGTGAGGAACCGCTCGTCGCCGACCAGCGCGGACAGGCCATCGTCGCCGGCACCGCTCTCGGGGCATCCAAAACGAACCAGGAATGGGCACAGGTCTCCTCGTCCGTGCTCTCCCGACTGCTGCACGCGGCCGCGGTGTCGGGCCGCGGCGTCGAGGCCCTCGCCCGCTGGGGCTCCAACCCCCGCCTCGCGCGCGAAGCTGTCAGCGTCCTCGCCAATGAAGGCACGCCGGGCTGGTCAGAGGATCTCGATGCGATCATCAACGGCGACCAGAAGCTCCTTGCCAACTCGTGGTTCGGTGTCGCTGCCGCCATCCGTCCCCTCGCCATTCCCGCCATCCGCAGGGCTATGACACCGGGACCGGGGGAGCAATTCGACCCCGACGCCTTTCTAACCGGATCCAACAGCCTCTACCTCGTCGGCACCGGCGCCGGCGCCGGCTCCGTCGGCGGATTCCTCGGCGCGATCCTCGACGACATCGTTGAAACCGCCCGCCGCAAAGCCCTCGCCTCACCCGGCTCCCGGCTGGACCCGCCGCTCGCTTTGATCCTGGACGAGATCGCGAACATGTTCTCCTGGCCAGCGTTGCCGCGGATCATGGCCGACGGCGGCGGTATAGGCATCTCTACCATCGTCGTCCTCCAAGCGTTGTCCCAAGCGGAGACCGCCTGGTCCCGGTCCGAAGCCGACACGATCTGGTCTGCCGCGACAGCCAAGCTCCTCCTCGGCGGCGCATCCGACGTCGACCACCTCCGCGACATCGAAGCCCTGCTCGGCGGCCGACGCATCCACAACACCGGCCACTCGTACAACGACTCCGGATCATCCACCAACATCAGCAACGAAAAGGTGCCCGTCATGGCCCTCGACGAAATCCGGCGCATGCCCGAAACCATCGGACTGCTCGCCTACCGAAACCGGCGGGGCATCCTCCTCGACCTCCGCGGATGGACCGACCGCGAGGACGCGGCCCAGGTGAAGTCCGGCAAGCAGCTCACCGAACTCGACCAGCAGGTCGTGTTCGCCAAACAGTACCAAGCCGCCGTCGATCGTCGGCACGCAGCAGAGGAGCGGAACTGA
- a CDS encoding single-stranded DNA-binding protein — MSTRVPISIEGNLVADPDYGESQNGTKFAKFTVAVTDRKLEDGKWVDGDTQYHRTTVFGRTAENVRASLAKGDTVIVNGNLEFRHWTDQATGEPRAATEVVADSVGPSLRYTTAEVARRPKADSPDVNATRALGAEETSSMAVG; from the coding sequence ATGAGCACACGAGTCCCGATCAGCATCGAAGGCAACCTCGTCGCCGACCCCGACTACGGCGAATCACAGAACGGCACCAAGTTCGCCAAGTTCACCGTCGCCGTCACCGACCGCAAGCTCGAAGATGGCAAATGGGTGGACGGCGACACCCAGTACCACCGCACCACCGTCTTCGGCCGCACAGCCGAGAACGTCCGTGCCAGCCTCGCCAAGGGCGACACCGTCATCGTCAACGGCAACCTCGAGTTCCGCCACTGGACCGACCAGGCCACCGGCGAACCCCGCGCGGCCACCGAAGTCGTCGCTGACAGCGTGGGTCCCTCGCTTCGATACACGACAGCTGAGGTCGCCCGCCGCCCAAAAGCTGACAGCCCGGACGTGAATGCGACCCGGGCTCTAGGGGCTGAGGAGACTTCCTCAATGGCGGTAGGCTAG
- a CDS encoding ATP-binding protein encodes MFRLYLTGAPASGKSTAGRALAQRVGGQYISYGHLLTKALGVSSQEELRRRSAEAISPDDVARADARVRDIIANTTGDLVVDSHVVTREMYGFRAIPFDPPTLRAMQFTHLICLMVPGATIHDRISRDGGGRPLLTPEQFDQHAALQSSFAVTYSHSAGVPAAFLEADMPINDVVAAMANFVGV; translated from the coding sequence GTGTTCAGGCTCTATCTCACGGGCGCACCAGCAAGCGGGAAGTCGACCGCTGGCCGTGCGCTGGCCCAGCGGGTCGGCGGCCAGTACATTTCCTATGGCCATCTACTAACGAAGGCCTTGGGTGTTTCTAGCCAGGAAGAGCTGCGACGCAGGTCGGCTGAGGCGATATCGCCGGACGACGTCGCCAGGGCAGACGCCCGGGTTCGAGACATAATCGCAAACACCACCGGAGACCTGGTCGTCGATTCGCACGTGGTCACCCGCGAAATGTATGGCTTTCGCGCGATTCCATTCGATCCGCCCACCCTGCGGGCAATGCAGTTCACACACCTGATCTGTCTCATGGTTCCTGGCGCCACTATTCATGATCGAATCTCCCGAGATGGCGGCGGTCGCCCGCTGTTGACGCCGGAGCAGTTCGATCAACACGCGGCATTGCAGTCGTCGTTCGCCGTTACATATTCGCACTCAGCAGGTGTCCCCGCGGCATTCCTTGAGGCGGACATGCCAATCAACGATGTAGTCGCGGCAATGGCCAATTTCGTGGGCGTCTAG
- a CDS encoding bis-aminopropyl spermidine synthase family protein, producing the protein MAGEIDLRAAINAVSDVVQNRPLPLREFDQIYMKTGDMVMQSEFVARWAAGKRLAFVGDGDAISVCVSYLVARGILDEGPSMITVFDFDERIVNAVRRFARAEGIDNLDAVLYNCLDAVPAAASYDCFYTNPPWGASNGGESVNLFVERGFELVGYEGDGLIVIADDLDLDWPKQVLHAVQTFATESGFYVSRMTPRLHSYHLDDAPDLRSCNLMVSAVPGNARTSSSETRDKRDLAHFYGKDRRPHVHYVRDASGRARGTERQEDYRFELFEE; encoded by the coding sequence ATGGCAGGTGAAATAGACCTTCGAGCCGCCATCAACGCGGTATCGGACGTAGTCCAGAATCGTCCTTTGCCGTTGCGCGAATTCGATCAGATCTACATGAAGACCGGCGACATGGTCATGCAGAGCGAGTTTGTTGCAAGGTGGGCGGCTGGCAAGAGACTCGCGTTCGTCGGAGACGGCGACGCGATTAGCGTCTGTGTTTCGTATCTCGTCGCGCGCGGAATCCTTGACGAGGGGCCGAGCATGATCACTGTCTTTGACTTCGACGAGCGGATAGTCAACGCAGTCAGACGATTTGCACGCGCAGAGGGCATCGACAATCTCGATGCAGTGCTCTACAACTGCCTCGACGCCGTTCCCGCTGCTGCGTCGTACGACTGCTTTTACACGAATCCCCCGTGGGGAGCTAGCAACGGAGGAGAGAGTGTCAATCTCTTTGTCGAACGTGGCTTCGAGCTTGTTGGCTACGAGGGGGACGGTCTCATCGTTATTGCCGATGACCTTGACCTCGACTGGCCGAAGCAAGTTCTACACGCCGTCCAGACATTTGCCACAGAATCGGGCTTTTACGTCAGCCGAATGACTCCTCGGTTGCACTCCTACCACCTGGACGACGCGCCCGACCTTCGTTCGTGCAATCTCATGGTGTCCGCAGTTCCAGGCAATGCCAGAACTTCCAGCAGCGAGACGCGTGACAAGCGAGACCTAGCTCACTTTTACGGCAAAGACAGACGACCCCACGTTCACTATGTCCGAGATGCATCGGGCCGTGCACGCGGGACGGAACGGCAAGAAGACTATCGATTCGAATTGTTCGAGGAGTAA